AACGTGGCCAGCCGCTTCGAGCGCACCGCCGAGGACATCGACGCGGGCCTGAGCGAACTCTCCGCGTTCCTGTCCCACGCCACCCTGGAAGCGGGCGAGAACCAGGGCGAAGCCTGGGACGATTGCGTGCAGCTGATGACGCTGCATTCGGCCAAGGGGCTGGAGTTTCCGGTGGTGTTCCTGGTCGGCATGGAGGAAGGCCTGTTCCCCAGCCAGCGTTCGGTCGACGACGAAGGCCGGCTGGAGGAGGAACGCCGGCTCGCCTACGTGGGCATCACCCGCGCCCGCGAAAGGCTGGTGGTCACCCACGCCGAATCGCGTCGCATGCACGGCACCGAGATGCTGGCACGACCGTCGCGTTTCCTCGGCGAAATGCCGGCCGAACTGATCGACGAAGTGCGCCCGCGCGTACACGTGACCCGACCGATGTACAGCGGCCGTCCGCGCGAAACATCGTCGTCGCTGGAAGAAACGCTGCCGGTGAAACTCGGCCAGCGCGTCAGCCACCCCAGCTTCGGCGAAGGCGTGGTGGTCAGCGCCGAGGGCAGCGGGGCGCACACCCGGCTGCAGATCAATTTCGAAGGCGTGGGCAGCAAGTGGCTGGTGGCCGCCTACGCGAATCTGACGACGCTGTAGCGGCGTTACCCGGGCAAGCGCGGCAGCCCGTGCGCGTCACGCTCCTCGATCGCGATCGGATGCGTGTCCGGCTGCATCGGACTGGCGGTCTGCGCCAGCGGCGTGACGACGTCACCACGGGTGAACGCCAGCGCGTTGCGATAGCAGCGTTGCGCCTGGGCGGCGTCACCCTGGCCGGCGAAAGTGTCGCCCAGTGCTTCCCACGCGGCGGCGCCCGGCGCCAGCGCCAGGGAGCGCTGCAGGTACTGGTGGGCCTTGCCCCAGACCTTCAGCCGCACGCACATGCGGCCCAGCGTGAGCAGCAGGTTGGCGTCGTTCGGATGCGCGTCCAGCCAGCCTTCGGCGCGACGCAGGCGCGCCTCCACGTCATCGCCGGACAGGCTGCCGTAGGTTTCGATCAGCAACGGCGACCACTCGCGGCGCAGCGCGGATTCCACTTCATCCATGGCCGGCAGGGTCAGGCCGAAACCGGCGGCGCGACGCGCGTAGGCATCGATCACGGCCGGCACCCGCCGCTGCGGCTTGGGCCATTGCGACCACATCGCGTTCAGCGTGGCCCCGTCGGGCGTGGCGTTCAGCGTGGCAACCAGCACCTGCGCCTCCAGCGCGGCATAGGCACGATGACCCAGCGCGCCGCTCTTCTGCAGCGGCGCCAGCGCCTCGCGGGCGCGACGGGCGTCGCCGGTGGCCAGCGCAGCCTGCACCAGTTCGCGCCAGCCGCCGGGAGTCAGCGTGCCCTTGTCCGATTCGGGCAGCAGCAGGGCCAGCGCTTCGGCCGGCTTGCCTTCGCGACGCAGCACGCGGGCGCGCAACACCCGTGCGGCCTGCGGCACCGATTGCGCCGCCTGGTCCAGCGCCTCCAGCGCGCGGCCGGGTTCGCCACGGCGCAAAGCGGCTTCGGCCGAGGCGAGCAGGGCCGGACCACGCAGGCTGTCCAGCCGCGAGGCACGATTGAGATCGCGTTCGGCATCGCCGTGGCGACCTTCGATCAGCGCGATCAGACCAGCGCCGAGGCGCTGCTGGCTGAGTCGCCGATGCCGCCGCGAGAGCGCGCCGAACGGCCAGCGCAACAGGCGCCACAAGGTGGTCAGCACGGCCCACGCCAGCAGCAGGATCACCAGCGCGGCGACCACCGTGGTTTCGATCTTCCAGCCACGCAGGCGCAGCAGCACGTAGCCGGGGTCCTGCGCCACCCAGTGCCAGCCAAACGCGGCCAGCGCGGCGGCGAGCACCGCCAGCAACACTCCGTACCAGAGCCTCATGGCTGCGCCTCGGCCGGCGCTGCGCTGCTGCTGGACGATGCCGGGCCCAGTGCATGCACCGCGCGCAGGTTGCGCAGTTCGGTCAGCGCGGCGCCGAGCTGTACCGACGGCTTCGCCGGCAATTGCGCCGCCAGTTGCCGCAGCGTGGTGCGTGCCTGCTGCACGGCGGGCGCAGCGGCGTCGAACTGGCTGGCCAGGGCGGCGTCCGCGCGCTGCAGGGCTGCGGCGTAATCCTTGCTGTCGTAGGCCAGCAACGCTGCCTGCGCCTGCGCCAGGTCGAGCGTCGCCAGCTCGCGGGCGAGACGCGCGTCGGCGACGGCCAGCGGCGCGCCGTTGTCACGCTGCACGCTGACCACGCTGGCCAGCGCGCGACGAATCCGCGACCACGTGTCGGTGCCGACGGCGGTGCCGCTGTCCAGCGGCTTCAGCGGCAGCGTGGCCAGCTCGCCACGCAAGGCCAGCAACTGTTGCAGCGCGGCGGCCTGGCTGGCCGGCTGGCTCCTGGCCAGGGCCTCGCGCTCGGCTTCGATGCTCTGGCGCAGCCCGCCGAACGCGCCGTCGTTGACCGCGGCCAGGGTCTGGTCGGCCAGCGCATAGGCGGCCGCCGCGCCCTGCGCGTCGTGGAACAGCGTGTAGCGTTCGCTGGCCATGCGCAGCAGCGATTCGGTTTCGTCCAGCAACATGCCGTCATGGCCACTGAGACTCTTCTCGGCAAGCCTGGCCACCGCGTCCTCGACATGGCGGGTCCGTTCGGCCTGGCCCAGCAATTCCTCGCGCAGCGAACGGTTGACCTGGGCCGCATCGTCCAGCCGCTGGTTGAGGCTGCCGCGCTGCTCGCCCATGGCGGTCAGGGTGGTCTCCAGGGTCTCCACGCGCTGCTGCAGGCTGGCCACGTTCCGCGTGTCGACCGCCGCGCCCTGCTCCTGCTGCCACTGGCGCCAGCCGACGTAGCCGGACGCGCCCACCGCGATCAGCGCCAGCAGGATCGCCAGCGCCAGCGTGCCGCCACCACGGGGGCGTGGTGCGGGGCGATGGGAAGCCGGCCGTGTCGGGCGCAGCGGCGGTTCGACCAGCACCGCATCGGGCGCGACGGGTGCGGAACGGGCGCCCTCGGGCGCGGCGGGCTCGTTGGGCATGTCGTGGTTGCTCATGAGCGCATGCTAGCAGCCCATACGCGCGCGTTCGTAGCACGCGGATGTGAAGATTCCCTCAACCGGCCGTACCGGCCTCGGCCAGCAGGTCGGCCGATACCGCCGAAGCCGCCACGCGGATGCGCCGGAACCCGGCCGCGCGCGCCGCCTCGGCCAGGCGCTCGCTGCTGACCACCGCGGTGGCCGCGCACAATCGCGCCCATGCCGGCGCCGGCAGCAACTGCTGCAGGTTGTGCAGGGCCTCGGCACTGGACAGCAGCACCCGCGCCGAGGCGGGCAGCTGAAGCAGCGCTTCCACGTGACGACGATCGGGTCGCGGCGGCACGCGATGGTAGACATGCAGCTCGCGCAGACGCGCGCCCCGCGCCGCGAGCTGCTCGCGCAACACGCCGCGACCACCCGGCGCGCCGATCAGGGCCACCCGGCGTCCGCGCAACGACTGCAGTTGGGGAAGTTCCAGCAGCCCCTCGCTGTCCTGCCGACGCGGGGCCAGCGGCGCGGCGACACCGTGTCGACGCAGGGCTTGCGCGGTGCCCTGGCCCACCGCCAGGACGCACGCGGCGGTGCGCAGCGGCAGCAGCGCCGCGGCATGACGGACCGCGGCGGGGCTGGTGAACACGATCAACTCGTCGGCCAGCGCGGCGCGCATGCTCGCACGCACCGCCTCCGCATCGGGTGCGGCACGCAAGCCCATTCCGGGCAGGCGCAACGGCACGCCGCCCAGCGCGCGCACCTTCCGCGCCAGCGCGGAGGCGGTACCCGCCGGACGGGTGATCACCACGATCCGGCCATGCAGGTCTGGGGTTTTCCGGCTGGATGGTTGCTGCATCCGTATACCGCGCACGCTCACTGTCATGGCTCCAGTGTAGCGGTGGCTCAGGATGTTCTGATCTATTCAGCGCAGGCGGCATGACGTCCAGAAGGCCCGCAGGTGGCAGCGCGCGGTGCCGGCAAGGCTGGCCGCCTTGGCAAGCCGTGCGCT
This is a stretch of genomic DNA from Rhodanobacter sp. FDAARGOS 1247. It encodes these proteins:
- a CDS encoding heme biosynthesis HemY N-terminal domain-containing protein; its protein translation is MRLWYGVLLAVLAAALAAFGWHWVAQDPGYVLLRLRGWKIETTVVAALVILLLAWAVLTTLWRLLRWPFGALSRRHRRLSQQRLGAGLIALIEGRHGDAERDLNRASRLDSLRGPALLASAEAALRRGEPGRALEALDQAAQSVPQAARVLRARVLRREGKPAEALALLLPESDKGTLTPGGWRELVQAALATGDARRAREALAPLQKSGALGHRAYAALEAQVLVATLNATPDGATLNAMWSQWPKPQRRVPAVIDAYARRAAGFGLTLPAMDEVESALRREWSPLLIETYGSLSGDDVEARLRRAEGWLDAHPNDANLLLTLGRMCVRLKVWGKAHQYLQRSLALAPGAAAWEALGDTFAGQGDAAQAQRCYRNALAFTRGDVVTPLAQTASPMQPDTHPIAIEERDAHGLPRLPG
- a CDS encoding uroporphyrinogen-III synthase — encoded protein: MQQPSSRKTPDLHGRIVVITRPAGTASALARKVRALGGVPLRLPGMGLRAAPDAEAVRASMRAALADELIVFTSPAAVRHAAALLPLRTAACVLAVGQGTAQALRRHGVAAPLAPRRQDSEGLLELPQLQSLRGRRVALIGAPGGRGVLREQLAARGARLRELHVYHRVPPRPDRRHVEALLQLPASARVLLSSAEALHNLQQLLPAPAWARLCAATAVVSSERLAEAARAAGFRRIRVAASAVSADLLAEAGTAG
- a CDS encoding uroporphyrinogen-III C-methyltransferase; translation: MSNHDMPNEPAAPEGARSAPVAPDAVLVEPPLRPTRPASHRPAPRPRGGGTLALAILLALIAVGASGYVGWRQWQQEQGAAVDTRNVASLQQRVETLETTLTAMGEQRGSLNQRLDDAAQVNRSLREELLGQAERTRHVEDAVARLAEKSLSGHDGMLLDETESLLRMASERYTLFHDAQGAAAAYALADQTLAAVNDGAFGGLRQSIEAEREALARSQPASQAAALQQLLALRGELATLPLKPLDSGTAVGTDTWSRIRRALASVVSVQRDNGAPLAVADARLARELATLDLAQAQAALLAYDSKDYAAALQRADAALASQFDAAAPAVQQARTTLRQLAAQLPAKPSVQLGAALTELRNLRAVHALGPASSSSSAAPAEAQP